One stretch of Saccharopolyspora erythraea DNA includes these proteins:
- a CDS encoding zinc-binding dehydrogenase, producing MKAVAIRTFGPPEGLAVIDIPAPAPAAGQVLIETEAIGVGGVDIVIHSGALASSGFEGGHIPGSEIAGLVTAVGDGVDASWVGRRVWALTGVGGGYVEKAVVPAEEIVPLPANLSAADAVTLGSSGVVAHFGLARARFAPGESVLVRGAAGSIGIMTVQLAARGGAGAVAVTTSSAKRGARLRELGATHVLDRNGEGGEDAPSGYDVIIDIVAGADMPAFFAKLNPNGRMVAVGIVGGQPPAEFGMEMFAAFRKSMSFATFSADTVPESDRRAATTEQFAAAGRGELPTVVHELLPLDQAVLAHRKMDAGEVFGRVVLTP from the coding sequence GTGAAGGCAGTCGCGATCCGGACGTTCGGACCTCCCGAGGGTCTGGCGGTCATCGACATCCCCGCCCCGGCCCCCGCTGCCGGCCAGGTGCTGATCGAGACGGAGGCGATCGGCGTCGGCGGGGTCGACATTGTGATCCACAGCGGTGCTCTCGCTTCCTCCGGATTCGAGGGAGGCCACATTCCCGGAAGCGAGATTGCGGGCCTCGTGACGGCGGTCGGCGACGGCGTCGACGCGTCATGGGTCGGTCGGCGCGTGTGGGCGCTGACCGGCGTGGGCGGCGGCTACGTCGAAAAGGCGGTCGTCCCGGCCGAGGAGATCGTCCCGCTCCCGGCGAACCTCTCCGCTGCCGACGCGGTGACGCTCGGCAGCTCCGGAGTGGTGGCACATTTCGGCCTGGCCCGCGCCCGCTTCGCCCCTGGTGAGTCAGTGCTGGTGCGCGGCGCGGCAGGCAGCATCGGGATCATGACCGTCCAACTCGCCGCGCGGGGTGGCGCCGGCGCGGTGGCGGTCACGACGTCGTCGGCCAAGCGCGGGGCTCGCCTGCGCGAGCTGGGCGCCACCCACGTGCTGGACCGCAACGGCGAGGGAGGCGAGGACGCTCCCTCGGGCTACGACGTCATCATCGACATCGTCGCCGGTGCGGACATGCCCGCGTTCTTCGCCAAGCTCAACCCGAACGGTCGAATGGTGGCCGTCGGCATCGTGGGAGGGCAGCCGCCGGCGGAGTTCGGCATGGAGATGTTCGCGGCGTTCCGGAAGTCGATGTCGTTCGCCACCTTCAGCGCCGACACCGTCCCCGAGTCCGACCGGCGTGCCGCCACGACCGAGCAGTTCGCTGCCGCTGGTCGCGGTGAGCTGCCCACGGTGGTGCACGAGCTGCTGCCGTTGGACCAAGCCGTGCTGGCGCACCGGAAGATGGACGCCGGCGAGGTGTTCGGCAGGGTCGTGCTGACCCCGTGA
- a CDS encoding TetR/AcrR family transcriptional regulator: MTDGLPRILRSDAHDNRERILDAARALFAAEGLNVPMREIARRAGVGPATVYRRFPTKRMLVAEVFAGQVRVCRALVDEGTADPDPWRGFRLVIEKTCEMHARDRGFTEAFMSACPDAEDLASDREHALKAVAEVARRAKATGNLRPDFVLDDLVLMLMANRGIRAGSTAARGRGFPALRRVRDPGVPGIREALTATTSGTAGARSTARERLISPTSTRPRLPPNPPPRPGSARPTTSPCTPVRLPLWIYLW, encoded by the coding sequence GTGACCGACGGTTTGCCTCGCATCCTGCGCTCCGACGCACACGACAACCGTGAGCGCATCCTCGACGCGGCCCGCGCGCTGTTCGCCGCCGAGGGTCTGAACGTGCCGATGCGGGAGATCGCAAGGCGCGCCGGAGTCGGCCCCGCCACCGTGTACCGGCGTTTCCCGACCAAGCGGATGCTGGTTGCCGAAGTCTTCGCGGGCCAGGTGCGCGTATGTCGCGCCCTCGTCGACGAAGGGACTGCCGATCCGGATCCGTGGCGTGGCTTCCGCCTCGTGATCGAGAAGACCTGCGAGATGCACGCACGCGACCGGGGCTTCACCGAAGCCTTCATGTCCGCCTGTCCGGACGCGGAGGATCTCGCCTCGGACCGCGAGCACGCGCTGAAGGCGGTTGCCGAAGTGGCCCGTCGCGCGAAGGCAACCGGCAACCTGCGCCCTGACTTCGTCCTCGACGACCTGGTCCTCATGCTCATGGCCAACCGGGGCATCCGCGCGGGATCGACAGCCGCCCGGGGTCGCGGCTTCCCGGCGCTTCGCCGCGTTCGTGATCCAGGCGTTCCAGGCATCCGGGAAGCACTCACCGCTACCACCAGTGGCACGGCTGGCGCCCGCAGCACCGCACGAGAACGTTTGATATCGCCTACGTCGACCCGGCCCCGGCTGCCTCCGAATCCGCCGCCCCGGCCGGGATCAGCGCGACCGACGACGTCGCCGTGCACACCGGTTCGCCTTCCACTGTGGATATATCTGTGGTGA
- a CDS encoding FAS1-like dehydratase domain-containing protein, giving the protein MEIDPAVIGRSYPGVAPHPVGAGEIARFADAIGDPHPAYRDAEAARAAGHPAVVAPPTYPIVLCGAALERLMADPDLNPGGLAMVHRGQSFDIRRPIRAGDHLRITPTITGLRILAGVPALTVTTDISTVEGEPVCTATSSVALIPAGAADSEAAGAGST; this is encoded by the coding sequence GTGGAGATCGACCCCGCGGTCATCGGGCGCTCGTACCCGGGCGTGGCACCGCATCCGGTCGGGGCGGGCGAGATCGCCCGCTTCGCCGACGCGATCGGCGATCCCCACCCCGCCTACCGCGACGCCGAGGCGGCGCGGGCGGCCGGGCACCCGGCGGTCGTGGCACCACCCACCTACCCGATCGTGCTGTGCGGGGCGGCGCTGGAACGGCTCATGGCCGACCCCGACCTCAACCCGGGCGGCCTGGCGATGGTGCACCGGGGGCAGAGCTTCGACATCCGGCGCCCGATCCGCGCGGGCGACCACCTCCGGATCACCCCCACGATCACCGGCCTTCGGATACTCGCCGGCGTACCGGCGCTGACCGTCACCACAGATATATCCACAGTGGAAGGCGAACCGGTGTGCACGGCGACGTCGTCGGTCGCGCTGATCCCGGCCGGGGCGGCGGATTCGGAGGCAGCCGGGGCCGGGTCGACGTAG
- a CDS encoding MMPL family transporter has translation MTATPVRSQQQQKPPLLARVGAGAARRFRAVLVLAALVCGAALALSAGVNDQLAGGGYTPSDSESAVAQRTLSERFQGGTPNLVLVAEPAATLDAPETVDAARRLQQAVRDSGKADWVHSFWETGDPALVAPDGRAAMFAVRLSGEEDHAQRASRDLVPELQRDFPGLRLSATGEAQVNAEVNEQSQVDLVWAELLGAPLVGLLLLLVFRTPLAALLPLAIGAVSVTLTLAVLTLLTEVTDVSMFAMNITTALGFGLAVDYSLFIVTRYREELAAGRTMDEAIATSTAKAGRTVLFSAVTVAVSLAALLVFPLYFLRSLAYAALPVVLIAGIASIVVLPALLRLTGRHLARWDVLSRFIGPPRTEGPMWHRIATSVMRRPLLTSLPVIALLLVFAIPFADVRFGLTDERVLPPDAGSHRAAAIVDERFPQAKQTTVEVLLTGAGPQEAERYAQELSRRAGVTGVQAPGAVYVEGAPVAPGQPARTSDATSWITMAVDHEPYDTAAEELVRSVRAAPAPGELAVAGDTAVLVDTKASLLERLPAALALLGLSTLVLLFLFTGSVLIPFKAILMNLLSLTASFGAAVYVFQYGNLRWLVGDFTVTGHIEVTIPVLMFCIAFGLSMDYEVFLLSRIREQYLIGGHNEEAVAIGLERTGRLVTAAAGIVAAVLLVLATSQLSILKLLGVGLTLAVVVDAALVRAVIVPAFMRLMGRANWWAPPLLRRVHRKIGISESGD, from the coding sequence ATGACCGCAACGCCCGTGCGATCGCAACAACAGCAGAAGCCGCCATTGCTGGCCCGGGTGGGCGCGGGAGCGGCACGCCGCTTCCGCGCGGTCCTCGTGCTGGCCGCACTCGTGTGCGGGGCGGCGCTGGCGCTCAGCGCCGGCGTCAACGACCAGCTCGCGGGCGGCGGCTACACGCCGTCGGACTCCGAGTCGGCGGTGGCGCAACGGACGCTGAGCGAGCGGTTCCAGGGCGGCACCCCGAACCTGGTGCTGGTGGCCGAGCCGGCGGCGACGCTGGACGCTCCCGAGACCGTCGACGCGGCGCGGCGGTTGCAGCAGGCGGTCCGGGACTCCGGCAAGGCCGACTGGGTGCACTCGTTCTGGGAGACCGGCGACCCGGCGCTGGTCGCCCCGGACGGCCGCGCCGCGATGTTCGCGGTGCGCCTGAGCGGCGAGGAGGACCACGCGCAGCGCGCGTCGCGCGACCTGGTGCCCGAGCTGCAGCGCGACTTCCCGGGACTGCGCCTGTCGGCCACCGGTGAGGCGCAGGTCAACGCCGAGGTCAACGAGCAGAGCCAGGTCGACCTGGTGTGGGCGGAGCTGCTCGGCGCCCCGCTGGTCGGCCTGTTGCTGCTGCTGGTGTTCCGCACCCCGCTGGCGGCGCTGCTGCCGCTGGCGATCGGCGCCGTCTCGGTGACCCTGACGCTGGCGGTGCTGACGCTGCTGACCGAGGTCACCGACGTGTCGATGTTCGCCATGAACATCACCACCGCGCTGGGCTTCGGCCTCGCGGTGGACTACAGCCTGTTCATCGTCACCCGCTACCGCGAAGAACTCGCAGCGGGGCGCACGATGGACGAGGCCATCGCCACCAGCACCGCCAAGGCCGGCCGCACCGTGCTGTTCTCCGCGGTGACCGTCGCGGTGTCGCTGGCCGCACTCCTGGTCTTCCCGCTGTACTTCCTGCGGTCGCTGGCCTACGCGGCACTGCCGGTGGTGCTGATCGCGGGAATCGCGAGCATCGTCGTGCTGCCCGCGCTGCTGCGGCTGACCGGCCGGCACCTCGCGCGCTGGGACGTGCTCAGCCGGTTCATCGGGCCACCTCGCACCGAGGGGCCGATGTGGCACCGGATCGCCACGTCGGTCATGCGGCGCCCGCTGCTCACGTCGCTGCCGGTGATAGCACTGCTGCTGGTGTTCGCGATCCCCTTCGCCGACGTCCGCTTCGGGCTCACCGACGAACGCGTGCTGCCGCCCGACGCCGGCTCCCACCGGGCCGCGGCGATCGTCGACGAGCGGTTCCCGCAGGCCAAGCAGACCACCGTCGAGGTGCTGCTCACTGGCGCGGGACCGCAGGAAGCGGAGCGCTACGCACAGGAGCTCTCCCGGCGCGCGGGCGTCACCGGTGTCCAGGCTCCCGGCGCGGTCTACGTCGAAGGCGCGCCGGTCGCTCCGGGCCAGCCGGCGCGCACCAGCGACGCGACATCCTGGATCACGATGGCCGTCGACCACGAGCCCTACGACACCGCGGCCGAGGAACTGGTGCGCTCCGTGCGGGCGGCCCCGGCGCCCGGCGAGCTGGCCGTCGCCGGCGACACGGCGGTGCTGGTCGACACCAAGGCGAGTCTGCTGGAACGGCTCCCGGCCGCGCTGGCACTGCTGGGCCTGAGCACCCTGGTGCTGCTGTTCCTGTTCACCGGCAGCGTGCTGATCCCGTTCAAGGCCATCCTGATGAACCTGCTCAGCCTGACGGCCAGCTTCGGCGCCGCGGTCTACGTCTTCCAGTACGGCAACCTGCGGTGGCTGGTCGGCGACTTCACCGTGACCGGGCACATCGAGGTCACCATCCCGGTGCTGATGTTCTGCATCGCGTTCGGGCTCTCGATGGACTACGAGGTCTTCCTGCTGTCCCGGATCCGCGAGCAGTACCTGATCGGCGGCCACAACGAGGAGGCGGTGGCCATCGGGCTGGAACGCACCGGCCGGCTGGTGACCGCGGCGGCGGGCATCGTCGCGGCGGTGCTGCTGGTGCTGGCCACCTCGCAGCTCTCCATCCTCAAGCTGCTGGGCGTCGGCCTCACACTGGCGGTGGTCGTCGACGCCGCGCTGGTGCGGGCGGTCATCGTGCCCGCGTTCATGCGGCTGATGGGCCGGGCCAACTGGTGGGCACCGCCGTTGCTGCGCCGGGTGCACCGCAAGATCGGGATCTCGGAGTCGGGGGACTGA
- a CDS encoding beta-ketoacyl-[acyl-carrier-protein] synthase family protein, translated as MTGLHEVVVTGMGVVSPLGVGSEQFHANQQLGRSAVRRVTAYDPGDDPVRIAAEVDLPEQFQFTRRDQLRTDRCTQLAIVAARLGVEEAKLDLAASDTSRIGVVIGSGMGGVGTWERNCLALHESGVRAMRTKTVPMSMINDPSASIAIRYGTTGPCTTVTTACASGADALVTAAQMIRLGEADVVLAGGAEAPLSRSVLAGFARLGALSEDNDAPESACRPFSADRTGFVMGEGAAVLVLESAEHATARGAQVRARLAGYGRSADAYHVTMPHPEAAGARAAIVAALRDAGARPSDVDFVNAHGTGTALNDHAEALAMRAVFGTCVERIPVTATKSLTGHSLGAAGAVEAVATVQAVASGVIPPTANLRVPDPELGIDVVHGGPREARIGLALSNSFAFGGHNVVLAFAPPL; from the coding sequence GTGACCGGCCTGCACGAGGTCGTCGTGACCGGCATGGGCGTGGTCAGCCCGCTGGGCGTCGGCAGCGAGCAGTTCCACGCCAACCAGCAGCTCGGCCGCAGCGCCGTCCGGCGCGTCACCGCCTACGACCCCGGCGACGACCCGGTGCGCATCGCGGCCGAGGTGGACCTGCCCGAGCAGTTCCAGTTCACCCGGCGCGACCAGCTGCGCACCGACCGGTGCACGCAGCTGGCGATCGTCGCCGCCCGGCTGGGCGTCGAGGAGGCCAAGCTCGACCTCGCCGCGTCCGACACCTCGCGCATCGGCGTGGTCATCGGCTCCGGCATGGGCGGTGTGGGGACCTGGGAGCGCAACTGCCTGGCACTGCACGAGTCCGGAGTGCGGGCGATGCGCACCAAGACCGTGCCGATGTCGATGATCAACGACCCGTCGGCGTCCATCGCGATCCGCTACGGCACCACCGGCCCCTGCACGACGGTCACCACTGCCTGTGCCTCGGGCGCCGACGCGCTGGTGACTGCGGCGCAGATGATCCGGCTCGGCGAGGCCGACGTGGTGCTGGCAGGCGGTGCCGAGGCGCCGCTGTCGCGCAGCGTCCTGGCCGGCTTCGCGCGCCTCGGCGCGCTGTCGGAGGACAACGACGCGCCCGAGAGCGCGTGCCGTCCGTTCAGCGCCGACCGGACGGGCTTCGTCATGGGCGAGGGCGCGGCGGTGCTGGTCCTGGAGTCCGCCGAGCACGCCACCGCGCGCGGGGCGCAGGTGCGGGCGCGGCTGGCCGGCTACGGGCGCTCCGCCGACGCCTACCACGTGACGATGCCGCACCCCGAGGCCGCCGGTGCGCGGGCGGCCATCGTCGCGGCGCTGCGCGACGCCGGTGCCCGGCCGTCCGACGTCGACTTCGTCAACGCCCACGGCACCGGCACCGCGCTCAACGACCACGCCGAAGCCCTCGCCATGCGTGCGGTGTTCGGCACCTGCGTGGAGCGGATCCCGGTCACCGCCACCAAGTCGCTCACCGGGCACTCGCTCGGCGCGGCGGGGGCGGTCGAGGCCGTGGCCACCGTGCAGGCGGTGGCCAGCGGGGTCATCCCGCCCACGGCCAACCTCCGGGTCCCCGATCCCGAGCTCGGCATCGACGTGGTCCACGGCGGACCGCGCGAGGCGCGCATCGGCCTGGCGCTGTCGAACTCGTTCGCCTTCGGAGGGCACAACGTCGTGCTCGCCTTCGCCCCACCCCTGTAG
- a CDS encoding acyl carrier protein has product MDRKEIFGRIEQVLSEQLGIPAEQITEEADLREDLGMDSLDLVELVSALEDEVGMRVEQNQLEGIETVGHVITLTLDLVAQLTTASAAEKPESAS; this is encoded by the coding sequence ATGGACCGCAAGGAGATCTTCGGGCGCATCGAGCAGGTGCTCTCCGAGCAGCTGGGCATCCCCGCCGAGCAGATCACCGAGGAGGCCGACCTGCGCGAGGACCTCGGCATGGACTCGCTGGACCTGGTCGAGCTGGTCAGCGCGCTCGAGGACGAGGTCGGCATGCGCGTGGAGCAGAACCAGCTGGAGGGCATCGAGACCGTCGGGCACGTCATCACCCTGACCCTCGACCTCGTGGCTCAGCTGACCACCGCCTCGGCTGCCGAGAAGCCGGAATCGGCGTCGTGA
- a CDS encoding aminotransferase class III-fold pyridoxal phosphate-dependent enzyme, whose amino-acid sequence MKFGFLAHPVNTGQLNYVRAAALLSSMAGERTGRAASGTARHTVPMPMFGTVVSATGDRCEGDLRYLPHTAEDLLRRATDAVDHVVAQVEDLRRSGAQLVGLGGATSIVGNRGLTTQRRVDVPLTSGNSLTTYSAHELLRTVVARLGRRPSDVEIGIVGFPGAIGLAMARLLLDDGCRLHLVHRKGRIRPEQLLDELPADAHERVTIGDDVAECLRRTRLIVAASSAGGLIDCDDLRPGSVVVDVALPRDVRRPVRERRDVLVLDGGLVSASDAVVLDGMEAATSEQINGCLAETVVLALEERAESFSIGRELDPGRVREIGELARRHGFLPSAPSSWGRLVGLDRLDELPGWSAARPDPAEATRRRFRDNVNPPLAGFYAVHGMDRVFTRGSGSTLTTADGVEYLDFIGGYGSLNVGHNHPAVTAAVTEFVASGEPTFVQYASIPHRTAELAERLCEIAPGGMRRVFFSNSGAEAVEAALKLARAATGRTRFVHAENSYHGKTFGALSVTGRDHYRDPFRPVLPDCVGVPFGDEDALREAIAGAAAFIVEPVQGEGGVVLPPPGYLTAAQRICREAGAVFIVDEIQTGLGRTGAMFACEHEGVEPDVLCVAKSLSGGLVPIAATLSTSEVWDAAYGSSSGSLLHTSTFGGGNLASVAALATLDLIESEKLAARAEVMGRRLREALTEACAPFEFVGEVRGIGLMNAIAFDARYDGAVRTAVEDMASRLPGDFRAIARLLPDPVREVLRQAGSSVETALGDLLCLRFVAAMGRDHRILTFVTANRNQVVRLQPPLVVTEAELDRFAESARAVCETVTGIHNNWE is encoded by the coding sequence GTGAAGTTCGGTTTCCTCGCCCACCCGGTGAACACCGGGCAGCTCAACTACGTGCGCGCCGCGGCGCTGCTGTCGAGCATGGCCGGCGAACGAACCGGCCGCGCGGCGTCCGGCACCGCCCGGCACACCGTGCCCATGCCGATGTTCGGCACCGTGGTCTCGGCCACCGGCGACCGTTGCGAAGGCGACCTGCGGTACCTGCCCCACACCGCCGAGGACCTGTTGCGCCGCGCGACCGACGCCGTCGACCACGTCGTCGCCCAGGTCGAGGACCTGCGCCGGTCGGGCGCTCAGCTGGTGGGGCTCGGCGGGGCGACCTCGATCGTCGGCAACCGCGGGCTCACCACGCAACGACGCGTCGACGTGCCGCTGACCAGCGGGAACTCGCTGACCACCTACTCGGCGCACGAGTTGCTGCGCACCGTCGTCGCTCGGCTGGGCCGGCGTCCGTCCGACGTCGAGATAGGCATCGTCGGCTTCCCCGGCGCGATCGGCCTGGCCATGGCCAGGCTGCTGCTCGACGACGGCTGCCGGCTGCACTTGGTGCACCGCAAAGGTCGGATACGGCCCGAACAGCTCCTGGACGAGCTGCCCGCCGACGCGCACGAGCGGGTCACCATCGGCGACGACGTCGCCGAGTGCCTGCGGCGCACGCGTCTGATCGTGGCGGCCTCCTCGGCAGGCGGCCTCATCGACTGCGACGACCTGCGACCCGGCTCGGTGGTGGTCGACGTCGCGCTGCCTCGCGACGTGCGGCGTCCCGTTCGCGAGCGCCGCGACGTGCTCGTCCTGGACGGCGGCCTGGTCTCGGCCTCCGACGCGGTGGTGCTCGACGGGATGGAGGCGGCCACCAGCGAGCAGATCAACGGGTGCCTGGCCGAGACCGTCGTGCTCGCCCTTGAGGAGCGCGCCGAGTCGTTCAGCATCGGCCGGGAGCTCGACCCCGGGCGCGTGCGCGAGATCGGCGAACTGGCCCGGCGGCACGGTTTCCTGCCCAGCGCGCCGTCGAGCTGGGGCCGTCTGGTCGGGCTCGACCGCCTCGACGAGCTGCCCGGCTGGTCCGCCGCGCGGCCGGACCCGGCCGAGGCGACCAGGCGCCGCTTCCGCGACAACGTCAACCCGCCGCTGGCCGGCTTCTACGCCGTGCACGGCATGGACCGCGTGTTCACCCGCGGCAGCGGCAGCACGCTGACCACCGCAGACGGCGTGGAGTACCTGGACTTCATCGGCGGCTACGGCAGCCTGAACGTCGGGCACAACCACCCCGCCGTCACCGCCGCGGTCACGGAGTTCGTGGCGTCCGGAGAGCCCACGTTCGTCCAGTACGCCTCGATCCCCCACCGGACCGCCGAGCTGGCGGAGCGGCTGTGCGAGATCGCGCCGGGCGGCATGCGGCGGGTGTTCTTCAGCAACTCCGGCGCGGAGGCGGTCGAGGCGGCGCTGAAGCTGGCCAGAGCCGCCACCGGCCGCACCCGCTTCGTGCACGCCGAGAACAGCTACCACGGCAAGACCTTCGGGGCGCTGTCGGTGACGGGCCGGGACCACTACCGCGACCCGTTCCGGCCCGTGTTGCCCGACTGCGTGGGAGTGCCCTTCGGCGACGAGGACGCCCTGCGCGAAGCGATCGCGGGTGCGGCGGCGTTCATCGTCGAACCCGTGCAGGGCGAAGGCGGCGTGGTCCTCCCGCCGCCGGGCTACCTCACCGCGGCGCAGCGGATCTGCCGCGAAGCGGGCGCGGTGTTCATCGTGGACGAGATCCAGACCGGACTCGGGCGCACCGGTGCGATGTTCGCCTGCGAGCACGAGGGCGTCGAACCGGACGTGCTGTGCGTGGCGAAGTCGCTGTCGGGCGGGCTGGTCCCGATCGCCGCGACGCTGTCCACCTCCGAGGTGTGGGACGCCGCCTACGGGTCGTCGTCGGGATCGCTGCTGCACACCTCCACCTTCGGTGGCGGCAACCTCGCCTCGGTGGCCGCGCTGGCCACCCTCGATCTGATCGAGTCGGAGAAGCTCGCGGCGCGCGCCGAGGTGATGGGGCGGCGTCTGCGGGAGGCGCTGACCGAGGCGTGCGCGCCGTTCGAGTTCGTGGGCGAGGTGCGCGGGATCGGCCTGATGAACGCGATCGCCTTCGACGCCCGCTACGACGGGGCCGTGCGCACCGCGGTCGAGGACATGGCCTCGCGGCTGCCGGGTGACTTCCGGGCGATCGCCCGGCTCCTGCCCGACCCGGTGCGGGAGGTGCTGCGGCAGGCCGGCTCCAGCGTGGAGACCGCGCTCGGCGACCTGCTGTGCCTGCGCTTCGTGGCAGCGATGGGCCGCGACCACCGGATCCTCACCTTCGTCACCGCCAACCGCAACCAGGTCGTGCGCCTCCAGCCACCGCTGGTGGTCACCGAGGCCGAGCTCGACCGGTTCGCCGAATCCGCCCGCGCGGTCTGCGAAACCGTCACGGGCATCCACAACAACTGGGAGTGA
- a CDS encoding TetR/AcrR family transcriptional regulator, which translates to MAAKKAKGAADKILDAALVLFVERGYSSATMDMIAKKAGVAVQTVYFTFQNKTNILKRLIDLTVAGDDEPVPTLERAWVREVIEEPDPVRHLELQVKGTAKVYRRVASLLNVLSRASDTDPTVAELWSNNQEQRRIVQRRFLLALRKKQALPKGLTLQRAVDISFTILGPEVFELLVVDRGWSVPEWERWAVSTLRFHLLS; encoded by the coding sequence ATGGCCGCGAAGAAGGCTAAGGGTGCCGCTGACAAGATCCTCGACGCTGCGCTGGTCCTGTTCGTCGAGCGCGGGTACTCCAGCGCCACTATGGACATGATCGCCAAGAAGGCGGGAGTCGCGGTCCAGACGGTGTACTTCACCTTCCAGAACAAGACCAACATCCTGAAGCGGCTGATCGACCTCACCGTCGCCGGTGACGACGAGCCGGTGCCCACCCTGGAGCGGGCCTGGGTGCGCGAGGTGATCGAGGAGCCCGACCCGGTCCGCCACCTCGAGCTCCAGGTGAAGGGGACCGCCAAGGTCTACCGGCGGGTCGCGTCGCTGCTCAACGTGCTGTCCAGGGCCTCCGACACCGACCCGACCGTGGCCGAGCTGTGGTCCAACAACCAGGAGCAGCGCCGCATCGTGCAACGCCGTTTCCTGCTGGCGCTGCGCAAGAAGCAAGCGCTGCCCAAGGGGCTGACGTTGCAGCGCGCGGTGGACATCTCGTTCACGATCCTGGGGCCGGAGGTGTTCGAGCTGCTCGTGGTCGACCGCGGCTGGTCGGTTCCGGAGTGGGAGCGCTGGGCGGTGAGCACCCTGCGCTTCCACCTCCTGAGCTGA
- a CDS encoding glucuronyl hydrolase — MAGYERALERSLLGVRTTLEEVGDRFPMFARHPGDTWTTSRRGSWTGGFWVGLLWLRAAVTGERAHLRTASDWTESLLPRADDSTSTRAMTFWYGAALGHLLTGDARAAEVAHIGAKALAADFRPELGIIPMGTAFGTGDAGLRESFVDPLAALVRLLPWADGAHTALARSHLDEHVRLCLNAGGAVSAHLRWDEATSQLRPEPRPGTWSRGQAWALLGLAEAATALDGAYLPFAHAVAEHWLRTRPHQPPPDRTDGPPAALDTSAAAISASALITLGRRCESGRRYRDFAMATVDALVGEHLTGTGALLHGSYRTGPDGTESVETVWGNFFLTLTLAQLTGAVGPL; from the coding sequence ATGGCCGGCTACGAACGAGCACTGGAACGATCACTGCTCGGGGTGCGGACCACGCTGGAGGAGGTCGGCGACCGGTTCCCGATGTTCGCGCGGCATCCCGGCGACACCTGGACCACCTCGCGCCGGGGTTCGTGGACGGGCGGATTCTGGGTGGGCCTGCTGTGGCTGCGCGCCGCCGTCACCGGCGAACGAGCACACCTGCGGACGGCCTCGGACTGGACGGAGTCGCTGCTGCCGCGCGCCGACGACTCCACGTCGACCAGGGCCATGACGTTCTGGTACGGCGCGGCGCTCGGACACCTGCTCACCGGCGACGCGCGGGCCGCCGAGGTCGCGCACATCGGCGCCAAGGCGCTCGCGGCGGACTTCCGGCCGGAGCTGGGCATCATCCCGATGGGCACGGCGTTCGGCACCGGGGACGCCGGGCTGCGCGAGTCCTTCGTGGACCCGCTGGCCGCGCTCGTGCGGCTGCTGCCATGGGCGGACGGTGCTCACACCGCCCTTGCCCGCTCCCACCTCGACGAGCACGTCCGGCTCTGCCTCAACGCCGGCGGCGCGGTGTCGGCGCACCTGCGCTGGGATGAAGCGACCTCGCAGCTCCGCCCAGAGCCGCGCCCCGGCACCTGGTCGCGGGGACAGGCGTGGGCACTGCTGGGCCTCGCCGAGGCCGCGACCGCACTGGACGGCGCGTACCTGCCGTTCGCGCACGCGGTCGCCGAGCACTGGCTCAGAACCCGGCCGCACCAGCCGCCACCGGACCGCACGGACGGCCCGCCCGCCGCCCTGGACACCTCGGCGGCGGCGATCAGCGCGTCGGCGCTGATCACGCTCGGGCGCAGGTGCGAGTCCGGTCGCCGCTACCGGGACTTCGCGATGGCCACCGTCGACGCGCTGGTCGGCGAGCACCTCACCGGGACCGGGGCGCTGCTGCACGGCAGCTACCGCACCGGCCCGGACGGCACCGAGTCCGTGGAGACGGTGTGGGGGAACTTCTTCCTCACCCTCACACTGGCACAGCTCACCGGCGCGGTCGGTCCGCTGTGA